The Micromonospora sp. M71_S20 genome window below encodes:
- a CDS encoding trypsin-like serine protease: MRFGRRVMVAGVVTACALGAAAVGGMPFGDAGRTPATLTAGETPVSPGDDATPTGAPVRADSGLGSRPRGGATPGAAVTLRARPAAEVAADSPASVSYLRDRYRVDADEAARRLALQELSAPLAARLATEFPAAYGGMWLDQAAGGVLTVAATGVEPVRAALAGMPDAAHVRVVPVRRPLRQLTEAATRLATTLDATAGADVLVDERANEVVVLTGDRIAADDPRLAGALRAAGVPARAQARIAETVVQKACDPRYCAQAPMRGGIRLDVPRDDDTVGGCTTGFNVVAGLRDAYVLTAGHCVVGGRHQLVDRTWHQFLGPKVPVTVESSRPGLAENAYPYDYAIMPYQAGATGLWAYPAGATQVPSLVNYWCVPDSTGCATRGSRDVAITGHVPWSAIQPGWVVCATGAAYTPKAGEQYVDSGAGAGYVPGTRCGEIIGKSSGGIDVRICARPGDSGGPLFTEADGKALGILSHGDPGQGPCTNPNERNSYAPVSTILERANARTHGGLRLRLATQGPVPPLTRPAIR; this comes from the coding sequence GTGCGGTTCGGACGACGGGTGATGGTGGCCGGGGTGGTCACCGCCTGCGCGCTGGGTGCGGCGGCGGTCGGCGGAATGCCGTTCGGCGACGCCGGCCGGACACCGGCCACGCTCACCGCCGGGGAGACCCCGGTGTCGCCGGGTGACGACGCCACCCCGACGGGCGCGCCGGTCCGCGCCGACAGCGGGCTCGGCAGCCGCCCCCGAGGCGGCGCCACGCCCGGCGCGGCGGTGACCCTCCGGGCCCGGCCGGCCGCCGAGGTCGCCGCCGACAGCCCCGCCTCGGTCTCCTACCTGCGCGACCGCTACCGGGTCGACGCCGACGAGGCGGCCCGGCGGCTCGCCCTCCAGGAGCTGTCCGCGCCACTGGCCGCACGGCTCGCCACGGAGTTCCCCGCCGCGTACGGCGGGATGTGGCTGGACCAGGCCGCCGGCGGCGTGCTGACCGTCGCCGCCACCGGCGTCGAGCCGGTCCGGGCGGCGCTGGCCGGCATGCCGGACGCGGCGCACGTCCGGGTGGTGCCGGTGCGCCGCCCGCTGCGGCAGCTCACCGAGGCGGCGACCCGGCTGGCCACCACGCTCGACGCCACGGCCGGCGCCGACGTCCTGGTCGACGAGCGGGCCAACGAGGTCGTCGTGCTGACCGGCGACCGGATCGCCGCCGACGACCCCCGGTTGGCCGGGGCGCTGCGCGCCGCCGGGGTGCCGGCCCGCGCGCAGGCCCGGATCGCCGAGACCGTGGTGCAGAAGGCCTGCGACCCGCGCTACTGCGCGCAGGCGCCGATGCGCGGCGGCATCCGGCTGGACGTGCCGCGTGACGACGACACCGTGGGCGGCTGCACGACGGGCTTCAACGTGGTCGCCGGGCTGCGCGACGCGTACGTGCTGACGGCGGGGCACTGTGTCGTCGGGGGGCGGCACCAGCTGGTGGACCGCACCTGGCACCAGTTCCTCGGCCCGAAGGTGCCGGTGACCGTCGAGTCGTCGAGGCCGGGGCTGGCCGAGAACGCCTACCCGTACGACTACGCGATCATGCCGTACCAGGCCGGCGCGACCGGGCTGTGGGCGTACCCGGCGGGGGCCACGCAGGTGCCCAGCCTGGTCAACTACTGGTGTGTGCCGGACAGCACCGGTTGCGCCACCCGGGGCAGCCGCGACGTGGCGATCACCGGGCACGTGCCGTGGAGCGCCATCCAGCCCGGCTGGGTGGTCTGCGCCACCGGAGCGGCGTACACCCCGAAGGCCGGCGAGCAGTACGTCGACTCGGGCGCCGGCGCCGGCTACGTGCCCGGCACCCGCTGCGGGGAGATCATCGGCAAGAGCAGCGGCGGCATCGACGTGCGCATCTGTGCCCGCCCGGGCGACAGCGGCGGCCCGCTCTTCACCGAGGCCGACGGCAAGGCGCTGGGCATCCTGTCGCACGGCGACCCGGGACAGGGCCCCTGCACCAACCCGAACGAGCGCAACTCCTACGCCCCGGTCTCCACGATCCTCGAGCGGGCGAACGCCCGCACCCACGGGGGCTTGCGGCTCCGGCTGGCCACCCAGGGCCCGGTCCCCCCGCTGACCCGGCCGGCCATCCGCTGA
- the valS gene encoding valine--tRNA ligase: protein MTDTERAARAGVPERPSLDGIEETWARRWQEDGTYAFDRAKTTVRGRSAASDAPSPNGRSADVYAIDTPPPTVSGELHMGHVFSYTHTDVVARFQRMRGRTVFYPMGWDDNGLPTERRVQNVYGVRCDPALPYDPDWQAPEAPVGEAARKDPTPVSRRNFIELCERLTVADEQVFEALWRRLGLSVDWSLTYTTIGAAARAASQRAFLRNLARGEAYQAEAPTLWDVGFATAVAQAELEDRERPGAYHRLRFAGPGGREVLIDTTRPELLPACVALVCHPDDERYADLVGGTARTPVFGVDVPVRAHPLADPAKGTGIAMVCTFGDLTDVTWWRELRLDTRVVIGRDGRLLPEPPPGVPGQPYAALAGQTVNGARRTLVELLADAGDLVGEPRPVTHPVKFYERGDRPLEIVSTRQWYLRNGGRDAGLREELLARGGELRWVPEHMRHRYAHWVGGLTGDWLVSRQRFFGVPVPVWYRLDDAGEPDWSQPLTPAESALPIDPSTDAPPGFEESQRGRPGGFVGDPDVLDTWATSSLTPQIVGGWETDPDLFARVFPMDLRPQGQEIIRTWLFSTVVRSHLEHGVLPWRDTVLSGWILDPDRKKMSKSKGNVVTPMALLEQHGSDAVRYWAANGKPGMDLAFDPAQIKVGRRLATKLLNASKFALGLGAADALRAPATEPLDRAMLAELSGVVAAATSALEAYDHTAALQVAEAFFWRFCDDYIELVKERAYGSGPGADSARAALATALSVQLRLFAPVLPYATEEVWSWWRYGSVHRATWPTTYEVDRAIQGAGEPELLRLAADALSQVRRAKSERKLSMKAEVPLAEALGPAALLEQLTVVADDVRAAGRITKLDLLPDRTPELVIACAF from the coding sequence ATGACCGACACGGAGAGGGCGGCGCGCGCCGGCGTCCCCGAACGTCCGAGCCTGGACGGCATCGAGGAGACCTGGGCGCGCCGCTGGCAGGAGGACGGCACGTACGCGTTCGACCGCGCGAAGACGACCGTTCGGGGGCGCAGCGCGGCGTCAGACGCGCCGAGCCCGAACGGTCGCAGCGCCGACGTGTACGCGATCGACACCCCGCCGCCGACCGTATCGGGCGAGCTGCACATGGGGCACGTCTTCTCGTACACGCACACCGACGTGGTGGCCCGGTTCCAGCGGATGCGCGGGCGAACGGTCTTCTACCCGATGGGCTGGGACGACAACGGCCTGCCCACCGAGCGCCGGGTGCAGAACGTGTACGGCGTGCGCTGCGATCCGGCGCTGCCGTACGACCCGGACTGGCAGGCCCCCGAGGCGCCGGTGGGCGAGGCCGCCCGCAAGGACCCGACCCCGGTCTCCCGGCGGAACTTCATCGAGCTGTGCGAGCGGCTGACCGTCGCCGACGAGCAGGTCTTCGAGGCGCTCTGGCGGCGGCTCGGGCTGTCCGTGGACTGGTCGTTGACGTACACGACGATCGGCGCGGCGGCCCGGGCGGCCTCGCAGCGGGCGTTCCTGCGGAACCTGGCCCGGGGCGAGGCGTACCAGGCGGAGGCGCCGACGCTCTGGGACGTCGGCTTCGCCACCGCCGTCGCCCAGGCGGAGCTGGAGGACCGGGAGCGGCCCGGGGCGTACCACCGGCTGCGGTTCGCCGGGCCGGGCGGGCGGGAGGTGCTGATCGACACCACCCGCCCGGAGCTGCTGCCGGCCTGCGTGGCGCTGGTCTGCCACCCCGACGACGAGCGGTACGCCGACCTGGTGGGCGGCACCGCGCGTACGCCGGTCTTCGGGGTGGACGTGCCGGTGCGGGCGCACCCGCTGGCGGACCCGGCCAAGGGCACGGGCATCGCGATGGTCTGCACCTTCGGCGACCTGACCGACGTGACCTGGTGGCGGGAGCTGCGGCTGGACACGCGCGTGGTGATCGGCCGGGACGGCCGGCTGCTGCCCGAGCCGCCGCCCGGCGTGCCGGGGCAGCCGTACGCGGCGCTGGCCGGGCAGACCGTCAACGGCGCCCGGCGGACGCTGGTGGAGCTGCTGGCCGACGCCGGCGACCTGGTCGGCGAGCCGCGACCCGTCACCCACCCGGTGAAGTTCTACGAGCGCGGCGACCGGCCGCTGGAGATCGTCTCGACCCGGCAGTGGTACCTGCGCAACGGCGGACGCGACGCGGGCCTGCGCGAGGAACTGCTGGCCCGGGGCGGTGAGCTGCGCTGGGTGCCGGAGCACATGCGGCACCGCTACGCGCACTGGGTGGGCGGCCTGACCGGCGACTGGCTGGTCAGCCGGCAACGCTTCTTCGGCGTGCCGGTGCCGGTGTGGTACCGGCTCGACGACGCTGGCGAGCCGGACTGGTCCCAGCCTCTCACGCCGGCGGAGTCCGCGCTGCCGATCGATCCGTCCACCGACGCCCCGCCGGGGTTCGAGGAGTCGCAGCGGGGCCGCCCGGGGGGCTTCGTCGGCGATCCCGACGTGCTCGACACCTGGGCCACCTCGTCGCTGACCCCGCAGATCGTCGGCGGGTGGGAGACCGACCCGGACCTGTTCGCCCGGGTCTTCCCGATGGACCTGCGCCCGCAGGGGCAGGAGATCATCCGCACCTGGCTGTTCTCCACCGTGGTCCGCTCGCACCTGGAGCACGGGGTGCTGCCCTGGCGGGACACGGTGCTCTCCGGTTGGATCCTCGACCCCGACCGGAAGAAGATGTCCAAGTCCAAGGGGAACGTGGTCACCCCGATGGCGCTGCTGGAGCAGCACGGCTCCGACGCGGTGCGGTACTGGGCTGCCAACGGCAAGCCGGGCATGGATCTCGCCTTCGACCCGGCCCAGATCAAGGTCGGCCGGCGGCTGGCGACCAAGCTGCTGAACGCGTCGAAGTTCGCCCTCGGGCTGGGCGCCGCCGACGCGCTGCGGGCACCGGCCACCGAGCCGCTGGACCGCGCCATGCTCGCCGAACTCTCCGGCGTGGTCGCCGCCGCGACGTCGGCGCTCGAGGCGTACGACCACACGGCGGCGTTGCAGGTCGCCGAGGCCTTCTTCTGGCGGTTCTGCGACGACTACATCGAGCTGGTGAAGGAGCGCGCCTACGGCTCCGGGCCGGGGGCGGACTCCGCCCGGGCGGCGCTGGCCACCGCGCTCTCGGTGCAGCTGCGGCTGTTCGCCCCGGTGCTGCCGTACGCGACCGAGGAGGTGTGGTCGTGGTGGCGGTACGGCTCGGTGCACCGCGCGACCTGGCCCACCACGTACGAGGTGGACCGGGCGATCCAGGGCGCCGGCGAACCGGAGCTGCTGCGGCTGGCCGCCGACGCGCTCAGCCAGGTGCGCCGGGCCAAGTCGGAGCGGAAACTGTCGATGAAGGCGGAGGTGCCGCTGGCCGAGGCGCTCGGCCCGGCGGCCCTGCTGGAACAGCTGACCGTGGTCGCCGACGACGTCCGGGCCGCCGGCCGGATCACGAAGCTGGACCTGCTGCCCGACCGCACCCCGGAACTCGTGATCGCCTGCGCGTTCTGA
- a CDS encoding ABC transporter permease subunit — translation MSTVSWITVRGLFGRRRFLLLLPLPVVLVLLAVLSRALGVDPGEWGPPVLVGLGLAVVLPVVALIVGTGVLGAEIDDGTVVHILTKPLPRWQIVLPKLAVAAGVTAVTVAVPIYVAGVLADSVRLGLALAAASAVGALAYSALFVALSLLTRRPVLLGLVYVLIWEGLLGNVVSGTKVLSIQQYVIALADRMAPTGLLEAGVSVPVAAVMAALISAGFTLLAIDRLRSFSVAGETS, via the coding sequence ATGTCTACCGTTTCCTGGATCACCGTGCGGGGGCTGTTCGGGCGTCGCCGGTTCCTCCTGCTGCTGCCGCTGCCCGTGGTGCTGGTGCTGCTCGCCGTGCTCTCCCGCGCGCTCGGGGTGGACCCGGGCGAGTGGGGCCCGCCGGTGCTGGTCGGCCTCGGCCTGGCCGTGGTGCTCCCGGTGGTCGCCCTGATCGTCGGCACCGGCGTGCTGGGCGCCGAGATCGACGACGGCACCGTCGTGCACATCCTGACCAAGCCGTTGCCGCGCTGGCAGATCGTGCTGCCCAAGCTGGCGGTGGCCGCCGGCGTCACCGCGGTCACCGTCGCCGTGCCGATCTACGTGGCGGGCGTGCTGGCCGACTCCGTACGACTCGGACTGGCGCTCGCCGCCGCGTCGGCGGTCGGTGCGCTGGCGTACTCGGCGCTGTTCGTGGCGCTCAGCCTGCTCACCCGGCGGCCGGTGCTGCTCGGGCTGGTCTACGTGCTGATCTGGGAGGGGCTGCTCGGCAACGTCGTCAGCGGCACCAAGGTGCTCTCCATCCAGCAGTACGTGATCGCCCTCGCCGACCGGATGGCCCCCACCGGGCTGCTGGAGGCCGGCGTCTCGGTGCCGGTGGCGGCGGTGATGGCCGCGTTGATCAGCGCGGGCTTCACGCTGCTGGCCATCGACCGGCTCCGCTCCTTCAGCGTGGCCGGCGAGACGAGCTGA
- a CDS encoding ABC transporter ATP-binding protein produces the protein MTTISVDQAAGTPTAAASTLDLAGVSRWYGNVVAVNDVSMSLGPGVTGLLGPNGAGKTTLLHMMAGFLAPSRGAVSLDGRPTWRNPEVYRRLGLVSEREAVHTFLTAYEFVLASAKLHRLPDPAEAARRAIALVEMEGAQDRRIGTYSKGMRQRARVAAALVHEPQVLLLDEPFNGMDPRQRLHMMELLHRLGDAGRTILFSSHILEEVEQVSGTVQVMVAGRLAASGDFRTIRRLMTNRPHVFAVHSTDDRALAVALMAEASVTGVELGRAGLTVRAGDYGAFTRVLPKIALAEGIRVRQLVPEDESLESVFSYLVEA, from the coding sequence ATGACCACGATCAGCGTCGACCAGGCGGCGGGGACGCCGACCGCCGCCGCCAGCACCCTCGACCTCGCGGGCGTCTCCCGCTGGTACGGCAACGTGGTGGCCGTCAACGACGTCAGCATGAGCCTCGGCCCCGGCGTCACCGGGCTGCTCGGCCCGAACGGCGCGGGCAAGACCACTCTGCTGCACATGATGGCGGGCTTCCTGGCCCCGTCGCGCGGGGCGGTCAGCCTGGACGGCCGGCCCACCTGGCGCAACCCCGAGGTCTACCGCCGGCTCGGCCTGGTGAGCGAGCGCGAGGCGGTGCACACCTTCCTCACCGCGTACGAGTTCGTGCTGGCCAGCGCGAAGCTGCACCGGCTGCCGGACCCGGCGGAGGCGGCCCGCCGGGCGATCGCCCTGGTGGAGATGGAGGGCGCGCAGGACCGCCGGATCGGCACGTACTCCAAGGGCATGCGGCAGCGCGCCCGGGTGGCCGCGGCGCTGGTGCACGAGCCGCAGGTGCTGCTGCTCGACGAGCCGTTCAACGGGATGGACCCGCGGCAGCGGCTGCACATGATGGAGCTGCTGCACCGCCTCGGCGACGCCGGCCGCACCATCCTGTTCAGCTCGCACATCCTGGAGGAGGTCGAGCAGGTCTCCGGCACCGTCCAGGTGATGGTCGCCGGCCGGCTGGCCGCATCCGGCGACTTCCGCACGATCCGCCGGCTGATGACCAACCGGCCGCACGTCTTCGCCGTGCACTCCACCGACGACCGGGCGCTCGCCGTCGCGCTGATGGCCGAGGCGTCGGTGACGGGGGTCGAGCTGGGCCGCGCCGGGTTGACCGTGCGGGCCGGCGACTACGGCGCGTTCACCCGCGTCCTGCCGAAGATCGCCCTGGCGGAGGGCATCCGGGTGCGGCAGTTGGTGCCCGAGGACGAATCCCTGGAGAGCGTCTTCTCCTACCTCGTGGAGGCCTGA
- a CDS encoding ABC transporter permease: MPEPTGVIHDIGYQRYTGPRLGRRAVFGALYLHGLRTAFGLGRSAKAKIFPWLVVAIVTVVAAGLAAVRSQVGEVVMTYAQFADNMSWLVIFFVAAVAPELVSRDLRSGVLPLYFSRPLPRSDYPLAKLLALATALWLLLGGPQLVMFLGAAFTTGDGMRGVWNELLDLLPSLLYAGLWAAVFASVGLLVASSTGKRAFAAGGIVAVFLMTTPIVGTLSIMPSQTVNELAFLASPSTLVGGVGTWALGDLLLFEGEGGVPIGDFGPVYGVAAVLLVAGCVALLMLRYRKVAAR; encoded by the coding sequence ATGCCTGAGCCGACCGGCGTCATCCACGACATCGGCTACCAGCGCTACACCGGCCCCCGGCTGGGCCGCCGGGCCGTCTTCGGCGCGCTCTACCTGCACGGTCTGCGGACGGCGTTCGGGCTGGGCCGCAGCGCGAAGGCCAAGATCTTCCCCTGGCTGGTGGTCGCGATCGTCACCGTGGTGGCGGCCGGGCTCGCTGCGGTGCGCAGCCAGGTCGGCGAGGTGGTGATGACGTACGCCCAGTTCGCCGACAACATGAGCTGGCTGGTCATCTTCTTCGTCGCGGCGGTCGCCCCCGAGCTGGTCTCGCGGGACCTGCGCAGCGGGGTGCTGCCGCTCTACTTCTCCCGGCCGCTGCCGAGGTCGGACTACCCGCTGGCCAAGCTGCTGGCGCTGGCCACCGCGCTCTGGCTGCTGCTCGGCGGGCCGCAGCTGGTGATGTTCCTGGGCGCCGCGTTCACCACCGGCGACGGCATGCGCGGGGTCTGGAACGAGCTGCTCGACCTGCTGCCCAGCCTGCTCTACGCCGGGCTCTGGGCGGCGGTCTTCGCCTCGGTCGGGCTGCTGGTCGCCTCGTCCACCGGCAAGCGGGCGTTCGCGGCCGGCGGGATCGTGGCCGTGTTCCTGATGACCACCCCGATCGTCGGCACCCTGTCGATCATGCCCTCCCAGACTGTCAACGAACTGGCCTTCCTCGCCTCGCCCTCGACGCTGGTGGGCGGAGTGGGCACCTGGGCGCTCGGCGACCTGCTGCTGTTCGAGGGGGAGGGCGGAGTGCCGATCGGCGACTTCGGCCCGGTCTACGGGGTCGCCGCCGTGCTGCTCGTGGCCGGCTGCGTCGCCCTGCTGATGCTGCGATACCGGAAGGTGGCCGCCCGATGA
- a CDS encoding ABC transporter ATP-binding protein: MTLIATESLTKTYGGGVTALADLTVAVEPGIIGLVGANGAGKSTLIKILLGLLAPTSGRVRVLGLDPTTDSAQVRARVGYMPEHDALPPDLSAAELVTHLGRVSGLPRTVARERASEALRHVGLYEERYRPVGGYSTGMKQRVKLAQALVHDPDLLLLDEPTNGLDPAGRDAMLALVHRIGTEFGISVLVCSHLLGEVERICDTLVAIDGGRLLRADHISAMTSATDVLAVEVSEGTDELAARLAALDLPVRRDGRLLLVELADDATYDLILGAVAELDLPLHRLDQRRHRVAELFATREPSHA, encoded by the coding sequence GTGACACTCATCGCGACCGAGTCGCTGACCAAGACGTACGGGGGTGGGGTCACCGCGCTGGCCGACCTGACCGTCGCGGTCGAGCCGGGGATCATCGGGTTGGTCGGTGCGAACGGCGCCGGCAAGTCCACCCTGATCAAGATCCTGCTCGGCCTCCTCGCCCCGACCAGCGGCCGGGTCCGGGTGCTCGGCCTCGACCCGACCACCGACTCCGCCCAGGTCCGCGCCCGGGTCGGCTACATGCCCGAGCACGACGCCCTGCCCCCGGACCTCTCCGCCGCCGAGCTGGTCACCCACCTCGGCCGGGTCAGTGGCCTGCCGCGTACGGTCGCCCGGGAACGGGCCTCCGAGGCGCTGCGGCACGTCGGGCTCTACGAGGAGCGCTACCGCCCGGTCGGCGGCTACTCCACCGGCATGAAGCAGCGGGTCAAGCTCGCCCAGGCGCTGGTGCACGACCCCGACCTGCTGCTGCTCGACGAGCCGACCAACGGACTCGACCCGGCCGGCCGCGACGCCATGCTGGCGCTGGTGCACCGCATCGGCACCGAGTTCGGCATCTCCGTGCTGGTCTGCTCGCACCTGCTGGGAGAGGTCGAGCGGATCTGCGACACCCTGGTCGCCATCGACGGCGGGCGGCTGCTGCGCGCCGACCACATCTCCGCAATGACCTCGGCCACCGACGTGCTCGCCGTCGAGGTCAGCGAGGGCACCGACGAACTGGCCGCCCGGCTGGCCGCGCTCGACCTGCCGGTACGCCGGGACGGCCGGCTGCTGCTCGTCGAGCTCGCCGACGACGCCACCTACGACCTGATCCTCGGCGCGGTCGCCGAGCTGGACCTGCCGCTGCACCGGCTGGACCAGCGCCGGCACCGGGTGGCCGAACTCTTCGCCACGAGGGAGCCCAGCCATGCCTGA
- a CDS encoding DM13 domain-containing protein: MRSRLFRAPLTWVVVAVLAAGSAFGLYWFQPWKLVTDAEVDEALSSVAATPAPTGSATGAAPAPAGPVLVGQGDFVTHEHDTSGSARIVRAPDGRHRLELVGLATSNGPDLRVWLTDQPVRNGTAGWRVFDDGRWVELGRLKGNRGDQGYDIPADVDLTGLTSVSIWCKRFAVSFGAAPLAAPR; this comes from the coding sequence ATGCGTAGCCGACTGTTCCGCGCGCCGCTGACGTGGGTGGTGGTCGCCGTCCTCGCCGCCGGGTCGGCGTTCGGCCTCTACTGGTTCCAGCCCTGGAAACTGGTGACCGACGCCGAGGTCGACGAGGCGCTTTCCAGCGTGGCGGCCACGCCGGCGCCGACGGGTTCCGCCACGGGCGCGGCGCCCGCCCCCGCCGGGCCGGTCCTCGTCGGGCAGGGCGACTTCGTGACCCACGAGCACGACACGTCGGGCAGTGCGCGGATCGTCCGCGCCCCCGACGGGCGGCACCGGCTCGAACTGGTCGGTCTGGCCACCTCCAACGGCCCGGACCTGCGGGTCTGGCTCACCGACCAGCCGGTGCGCAACGGCACCGCCGGCTGGCGGGTCTTCGACGACGGCCGGTGGGTCGAGCTGGGCCGGCTCAAGGGCAACCGGGGTGACCAGGGCTACGACATCCCGGCCGACGTCGACCTGACCGGCCTGACCAGCGTCTCCATCTGGTGCAAGCGGTTCGCCGTCTCCTTCGGGGCCGCACCCCTGGCCGCGCCCCGCTGA
- the cysC gene encoding adenylyl-sulfate kinase translates to MSNSWVLPDEVLRDAPAYTPRPGELADLELLLIGAYAPLAGFMTRADLVSVSRRGRLADGSPWPVPVTLQVPTALAQGLDPRDEARRTLVLTDGEGAPVAALEVADAWQVRDGVAGVGGTVRRLGDGGHGPFQRLRRTPEEVRPLLPSGRVLGVIADRPLHRPQLAQIAHAVRTLGAHLLVMIPVGEDGLGGLPPEALVRSVFAARDRMPPATLVAVPLSRRRDEISDALLRARVSAAYGVTHLLSTGEMLSGAGLRVLVPRELAYDNRDGQWRWREDIPPRNRRLALTQPEIDDLLDRGFPLPEWHTPPAVAKELARARPPRRHRGLVVFLTGLSGSGKSTIARGLADVLREQGDRSITLLDGDVVRRELSAGLGFSKADRDLNVRRIGWVAAEIARHHGVGICCPIAPYAQARATAREMALAAGAGFVLVHVATPLEVCEQRDRKGLYARARAGLLTGMTGIDDPYEVPTDADLVVDTSELTIDEAVEAVLHHLNETGWVEPRLQSI, encoded by the coding sequence ATGAGCAACAGCTGGGTGCTGCCCGACGAGGTGCTCCGGGACGCGCCGGCGTACACGCCGCGCCCCGGCGAGCTGGCTGACCTGGAGCTGCTGCTGATCGGGGCGTACGCCCCGCTGGCCGGCTTCATGACCCGCGCCGACCTGGTCTCGGTGAGTCGGCGGGGCCGGCTAGCCGACGGCTCACCGTGGCCGGTGCCGGTGACCCTCCAGGTGCCGACGGCGCTCGCCCAGGGTCTCGACCCGCGCGACGAGGCGCGCCGCACCCTGGTGCTCACCGACGGGGAGGGCGCGCCGGTCGCGGCGCTGGAGGTCGCCGACGCGTGGCAGGTCCGCGACGGGGTGGCGGGCGTCGGGGGCACGGTCCGCCGGCTCGGCGACGGCGGCCACGGCCCGTTCCAGCGGCTGCGCCGCACCCCGGAGGAGGTACGCCCGCTGCTGCCGTCCGGTCGGGTGCTCGGGGTGATCGCCGACCGCCCGCTGCACCGGCCGCAGCTCGCCCAGATCGCCCACGCGGTCCGCACGCTCGGCGCCCACCTGCTGGTGATGATCCCGGTCGGCGAGGACGGCCTCGGCGGGTTGCCGCCGGAGGCGCTCGTGCGCAGCGTCTTCGCCGCCCGCGACCGGATGCCGCCGGCCACGCTGGTCGCCGTGCCGCTGTCCCGCCGGCGCGACGAGATCAGCGACGCGCTGCTGCGGGCCCGGGTGTCGGCGGCGTACGGCGTCACGCACCTGCTCTCCACCGGCGAGATGCTCTCCGGCGCCGGCCTGCGGGTGCTGGTGCCGCGCGAGCTGGCCTACGACAACCGCGACGGGCAGTGGCGCTGGCGGGAGGACATCCCGCCGCGCAACCGGCGCCTGGCGCTGACCCAGCCGGAGATCGACGACCTGCTGGACCGGGGCTTCCCGCTGCCCGAGTGGCACACCCCGCCGGCGGTGGCGAAGGAGCTGGCCCGGGCCCGGCCGCCGCGGCGGCACCGGGGCCTGGTGGTCTTCCTGACCGGGCTCTCGGGCTCCGGCAAGTCGACGATCGCCCGGGGCCTGGCCGACGTGCTGCGCGAGCAGGGCGACCGGAGCATCACGCTGCTCGACGGCGACGTGGTGCGCCGCGAGCTCTCCGCCGGGCTGGGCTTCAGCAAGGCCGACCGGGACCTCAACGTGCGGCGGATCGGCTGGGTGGCGGCGGAGATCGCCCGGCACCACGGCGTGGGCATCTGCTGCCCGATCGCCCCGTACGCCCAGGCCCGGGCGACCGCCCGGGAGATGGCGCTGGCCGCCGGTGCGGGCTTCGTGCTGGTGCACGTGGCGACCCCGCTGGAGGTCTGCGAGCAGCGCGACCGCAAGGGCCTCTACGCCCGGGCGCGGGCCGGGCTGCTCACCGGGATGACCGGCATCGACGATCCCTACGAGGTGCCGACCGACGCGGACCTGGTGGTCGACACCAGCGAACTGACGATCGACGAGGCGGTCGAGGCCGTCCTGCACCACCTGAACGAGACGGGCTGGGTGGAACCCCGGCTCCAGTCGATCTGA
- a CDS encoding DeoR/GlpR family DNA-binding transcription regulator, translating to MLAQQRQAAILDRVRATGGVRVTELAAEYGVSDMTIRRDLEALHERGLLAKVHGGATAAGPGSTDEPGFRAKSVRQLAEKAAIAGRAAELVRPGAAVALSAGTTTAELARRLVDVPGLTVVTNSLPVAEILHAGGRSDQTVVLTGGVRTPSDALVGPLAVAAIRSLHLDLLFLGVHGITERAGFTTPNLMEAETDRALVAAADRLVVLADHTKWGTVGISSIVELSAAHVLVTDDRLSPDARRTLDDRVGELVVVPPATGAGRTATTTDEGMAR from the coding sequence ATGCTCGCTCAGCAACGGCAGGCGGCCATCCTCGACCGGGTCCGCGCCACCGGGGGCGTGCGGGTCACCGAGCTGGCCGCCGAGTACGGCGTCTCGGACATGACCATCCGCCGCGACCTGGAGGCGCTGCACGAACGCGGCCTGCTGGCCAAGGTGCACGGCGGCGCCACGGCGGCCGGCCCCGGCTCGACCGACGAACCGGGCTTCCGGGCCAAGTCGGTGCGGCAACTGGCGGAGAAGGCGGCCATCGCCGGCCGCGCCGCCGAGCTGGTCCGGCCCGGGGCGGCGGTCGCCCTCTCCGCCGGCACCACCACCGCCGAGCTGGCCCGTCGACTGGTCGACGTGCCGGGCCTGACCGTGGTCACCAACTCGCTGCCGGTGGCCGAGATCCTGCACGCCGGCGGCCGGTCCGACCAGACCGTGGTGCTCACCGGCGGAGTGCGTACGCCGTCGGACGCGCTGGTCGGGCCGCTGGCGGTCGCCGCCATCCGGTCGCTGCACCTGGACCTGCTCTTCCTCGGCGTGCACGGGATCACCGAGCGGGCGGGGTTCACCACCCCGAACCTGATGGAGGCGGAGACCGACCGTGCCCTGGTGGCCGCCGCCGACCGGCTGGTCGTGCTCGCCGACCACACCAAGTGGGGCACCGTCGGCATCTCCTCGATCGTTGAGCTTTCCGCCGCCCACGTGCTGGTCACCGACGACCGGCTGTCCCCCGACGCGCGGCGGACGCTCGACGACCGGGTGGGCGAACTGGTGGTCGTGCCCCCCGCCACGGGCGCGGGACGGACGGCCACGACGACAGATGAGGGGATGGCGAGGTGA